TGGGTTCATTAATTGCTCGACCATCGCCTTTGCAAATGGAACTGTAACGAGTTGCATAATTTTTGAATCGATTAAGTTACTAATTTTTAAGTCAAAAGAAATTTGAACGAGTATATCATCTTCAGGTAGATCAACATTATCTGGATCTTCTCTTAAATTTAATAGATCAATATCTGGTGGTGAAATATCGACACGCTTATTAAAGATCGTAGACATCGAAGTTGACGCTGAACCCATCATCTGGTTCATCGCCTCTTGAACGGCGCTGATTTCCATTTCGGTTAATTCTTCATTTACATTGGTCCCGTCATTTCCAAGCATTAAATCTGCAATAACAGCTGCATCTTTTGATTTAATAACGAGTAAGTTCTTTCCTGTAAACCCTTCTGTATATTGTACAGATACTGCGACATGAGGTTGTGGAAACTCTTGGTCTAAATCATCATACTTAACGACAGAAACTCGCGGTGTCGTTATATCGACCTTTTGATTTAAAAGGGTCGACAACGCTGTTGCTGCACTTCCAAATGAAATGTTTCCTATTTCCCCCATAGCATCTTGTTCAATGCCTGATAAGTAGTTTTCAATTACAAGTTCTGAAGATGTCTCGTCAGTTGATGTATCATCGTTATCCATACCTTCTAATAAGGCATTTATTTCTTCTTGAGAAAGCATATCATCATTCATCTTCATCACCCTCCTCTTCAATGATGTCAGTGATTTGTACAGCTGCATTTTGTTTTACTTTTCCAGGTTGTGCTTCATATTTCGGATGGTTTCCTACTCTGACAAGTAAAGGATCTTCAATCAGCTGGTCTAGTTCAATAATGTCCCCTTTATCTAATTGGAGAAATTCATTAATTGTAATTTGTGAATTTCCTAATTCAACAACAATATCTAGTGGGGCTTTTTTCACATTTGCTTCAAGGGAATAAATTTCTTCTGGTTCTCGCTCTTTCTTTTTGGTTTGCATCCATAAATGAACAGATAATTTCGGTAAAATAGGTTCAATAACGACGTGAGGGATACATAAGTTAATCATCCCAGAAGTCTCCCCTATTGTCGTTGATAATGAAATGACAACGACTGTTTCATTTGGAGATACAAGTTGTAGAAATTGTGGGTTTACTTCCAAGTCGTCCATAGATGGGTCAATTTCTTCTATCGATTCCCACGCTTCTTGCAATGTATCTAGCGTTCTTTGAAAAAGCTTTGTCATAATTTTTGTTTCAATTTCAGTTAAGTTCTCAACCTTATTTAACGCTTCTCCTTGGCCACCTAACATTCGATCAAGCATTGCATATCCAACGTTCGGGTTGATTTCCATCACGAATCGTCCGTCTAGTGGGTATGGCTCAAATACACTTAATAATGTCATTTTCGGAACAGAGCGAATAAACTCATCGTATGGTAGCTGATCAACTGATGCAACATTAATTTGTACAAAAGTTCTTAACTGTGCCGAAAGTTGTGTCGTCAAAATTCTTGCGAAATTCTCGTGTATTCTAGTAATACTTCGAATTTGATCTTTTGAAAAACGGAGAGCTCTTTTAAAGTCATAGACTTTTAC
The Bacillus shivajii DNA segment above includes these coding regions:
- the fliY gene encoding flagellar motor switch phosphatase FliY → MNDDMLSQEEINALLEGMDNDDTSTDETSSELVIENYLSGIEQDAMGEIGNISFGSAATALSTLLNQKVDITTPRVSVVKYDDLDQEFPQPHVAVSVQYTEGFTGKNLLVIKSKDAAVIADLMLGNDGTNVNEELTEMEISAVQEAMNQMMGSASTSMSTIFNKRVDISPPDIDLLNLREDPDNVDLPEDDILVQISFDLKISNLIDSKIMQLVTVPFAKAMVEQLMNPDGDDQQSSVEAHESQADNVQPPESASNVTNEVNQLNVQEPSNEPLYEEQQHVTEKNERNEAQYLSSGPKQPERSASVQPAAFTNFEEPSLSETESKNLDMLLDIPLDVTVELGRTKRSIKDILELSQGSIIELDKLAGEPVDILVNKKLIANGEVVVIDENFGVRVTNIVSPRDRLNKLK
- the fliM gene encoding flagellar motor switch protein FliM, with amino-acid sequence MTDVLSQGEIDALLSALSTGEMDADELKKEETEKKVKVYDFKRALRFSKDQIRSITRIHENFARILTTQLSAQLRTFVQINVASVDQLPYDEFIRSVPKMTLLSVFEPYPLDGRFVMEINPNVGYAMLDRMLGGQGEALNKVENLTEIETKIMTKLFQRTLDTLQEAWESIEEIDPSMDDLEVNPQFLQLVSPNETVVVISLSTTIGETSGMINLCIPHVVIEPILPKLSVHLWMQTKKKEREPEEIYSLEANVKKAPLDIVVELGNSQITINEFLQLDKGDIIELDQLIEDPLLVRVGNHPKYEAQPGKVKQNAAVQITDIIEEEGDEDE